CAGTCCTAAGTTGCGTTTCGTTATAACTCGGTTTAAGGTATGTTTCTCTGTCGGAATGATATTTTCTAACAAGGTCTTTAACTGTCATAATTATTTAAGATTAAGTGAACCTTGTTTAGCGTTCTTGTTTTTTAAGTATTGTATTTTTTCTTCTGCGACTTTCAATATTTCATTGGGATTTTCTTCTTCCATAAGTTGATAAGCGACTTTGTCGCTAAAAAGAATTAAACTTAATTCTTTTTCATTTTCACTGAATAATTCCGCAAGTATTGGCAACATTTCTTTGTTTGCCGTTCTTTCTCCTCTTTCTATCTTACTCAGTGTTGAAGGGTCAAGGTCTAACACGGACGCAACTTTTCTAAGTGGTAGTTTATGTTCTTCCCTCAGTCTTTTGATGTGTTCTCCAAATGATTCTTTGACTGTCATCTTTCTGTTTTTGTTCTTGAAATTATTTCAGGACATTAATTGTCCAAAATTAATAAAAGATTATCAATTTGCTTTACTTTATTCAGATTATTTTTATTCGAGTGGTGGTGGGGAAGGTCAAGCTCTTTTGGTTTTTTAGCGAGGGCTTTGGGTGTTGGCAAAAACCAAATGTGCTTGACCGTGCGGTGGATTTTCTCTAATGGTGGGTAACGGTCTTGTATAAGCATAGTAAGGGATTGGTAAGTTGTTAATTTCAGTATAGAAATGACCTGAACAAACATAAAATCACATTTGGTTCGGGGCTTTTAACCCTTATTATGCTTATACGTTGTTGGTAGCCGTTTTAATTCATTCGTTTTTTAAAATCTATATTCCATTTTCAAAAGTACAAATCTTGGTAATAATCTGTATTGAGTCGTTGATGTTCCTATGTCGCTAACTGAGAAGTTCTTAAACCTTTCGGTATTGAAAAGGTTTTTGCCTTTAAGTCCCAAAGTCAATTTGTTTTCAATGAGTTTATATCTTAAGTCAAAATCTAAAAAATAATAGATATTATCGGTTTGTAAATTTCCAAAGTAGTATCGTTCCGTTTGTAATTGAAAATCCAATTTTTTATTAAATACAAATGATAAATCTAAAAAACTTACATTGTCTGTAAATGAATTATTAATGGTGGTTTCTATTTCTATTGTATTCCATTTTGTGCCAATATGATAATTGAAAATGCCACTAAAACCAGAACGTAATTCAAGTCCATAATTGTAATTGTTTGAGGTTACTTGTCTTAAATTAGAATTATTAACAATGTTTTTAAATTCACTTTGTGAATAACCTAAGTCTAATTTTAGATTTGATGAGATAAACTTAAAGTAATAATCTAATTTTGAATTAATACTTATAAATTCTCGGTCTTTAATTAGAATTTTTTCAGCCTGTGTGTAGTTTTGTTCTATTAAGGTATTTGTAGAAAAGAAATCGTGATTTTTGCTGTAAAGCAGAAATGTATTGGCAAAAAATCTGTCGCTCCAATTTCCTAATTGGTAATTAAAAACCAAACTTGATGCATCTAACTGATTAAAATTTCCTGTGCCTTTTGAAAAAGAGCGAAATCCCGTCAACACAAAATCGCTGTAAACATCAATTATTTTCGCATTTGTGGTGTTGTGCGAATATGAAGAAATAATTTTGTTCTTGTCGTTTATTTTCCAGTCGAAACCAATACTCGGATTTATAAAGAATGGATTTTGATTGGATGTAGTATTGTTGTTTTCTATTTGATTAAAAAGTTGATGAAAGTCTAATTTTCCTGTAAGTCCAAAATCTTTTATTTTTAAACGGTATTTACTTTTAAAATATAAATCGTTAACTTGATAGTTCGTTTGGTTTTGATAACCGTTAGGTTGTTCCAAAACCATCTCATCTTCTGAAAGTGAAAATGTAGTTGATAGTGCGTCCTTTCTATATTCATTACCTAATTGAAGTTCTAATAAATGACCGTTTTCTTTACGGTTTAACAGGTGTGCGTTTACACCTGCAAATTGCATTTGGTTTCGCTTAGTTGTGATACATTGTTTGCGTTTGAATTACTTGGAAACAAATCTTGATAGAAGAATTGATTAATTGTATAGTTTTGTGGTATTTTTTCGTTTATATATCGTCCTGTAAACAGGAAAACTTTGTTTTCTTTAAATTTGTTTGTGTAGCTTATTTTTTGGTCAAATAAGGTGTTTCTGTCGTTTAAACTTTCAACTGTTTGTTGGCTATTAAAATTCAAATTACTTGTGTTTTCAGTATCTTGATTGTTATATTTCGTTGTGACTTCAAGCATTTTAGTTATTGAAATATCATAGGTTAAATCTATTTTTCCGAAACCTATAAATTTCTTTTTCCGCAATACAAAATCGTCGGTGTTAGTAAATTTTATTCCGTTAATGTTAAAATTTTGAACGGAATTTCTAAAAAAATCATTTTCATCCCAATTAAAAAAACCAAGTGTTTTTAGCTTTACTTTTTTAGATAAGGTAAAAATTGCATTTAATGATGCCAATTCTGTATTATTAAAATTGGTTCTTGATGTTTTAAAGTTTGGTGTAAAAGAGTTTAAGTTGATTAATGTATTTACGCTTTGATTGTCGCCAATACTTGCTGGTTCGCCATAGCGAAAAGGACGAATTAAATGATTAATATCGCCTGTGGCATTATAACCAACATTGTTAAAATTAGCGAGAAAATAATATTTATTTTTCTTGCCGAAATTCATTAAATTACTACTAATTTTGTATCTGTTATTTAATGTAACATCATAACCTAAATTAATGTTTCCAAACCAAACTCTTTTTGCATCTTCTTTTAATACAAGATTTAAAGCAACTTTATCGCTTTCTTCAACATTTTTAAGTAGTTTATTGTTTGAATATCGTTGTAATAATTCTACTTTTTCTATTTGGTTTGGTGGCATATTTTTCGTTAGAATTTTATAGCCTCTTTCAAAAAAATCATCGCCATCTACCATTACTTTCTCTACTTCTTTATTGCTTACTTTTATAGTGCCATCAGTCTCTACTGTTAATCCTGGTATTTTTTTTAGTAAATCCTCCACTACTTGTTCGTTACCTTGTAAAAAGGATTTTACATTAAAAACAATGGTGTCTTTTTTTACCGTAATCGGCTTACTCGTTTGTATAATAACTTCATCTAGTTTAACTGTTTTAGAATTTAATGAAACATCAATATTGATTGTTTTTTCTGTTCCTTTTATTGTTAATGGGATTTTCTTTGTTCCAAAAGACAGCGCAGAGAAAATCAAATTAAATTCCCCTATCTTGTCTGTTTTTAATAGATAACTACCATCATTATTTGTTATAGCATACGTTATTATTGAATTGTCAATACTTGTTTTTAAAACTACGTTTGCAAATACTCCTTTTGCATTTATAATGTCTTTTACAAAACCATTAATTTTTACTTGTGCAAAAACTGATGTTGAAAACAGAAATATTAAAAATACACTTAAAAACCACTTTAGTTTTTCTCTTTTTCTGTTTCCCATTCAAATGTTTTTTCAATAAAATTAGTTTTTAGCTTGCTAAATTTCATTTTTATACCTCTTGGAAATTTTGATTTAATTTTTTCTTCTGCTATTTTCGGAATATTTTTTTGAAAAGTTGCAAATTCTTTAATAGTTAATTTCTCTCCATTAGTTGGTTGTTTAAATTGCTCTTTAGATATTAATTTAGGATATTTTATATAACGAAGTTTTGCTTTAAAATCATTATCTTCATCAGAAGCTTCGATTATTAATCCTGGCAGACCAAACAACTTCCATGGGCCATAAGATAACGCTATTTCATTTGTAAACCAAGCAGTATAAATTCTTCCCCTAAACTTACCTTCTGCCATTTGACAATTAAACGTACCTATCTTTTTGTATTTATTTTTAATTTCCCAGTTGAAATTCACCCAATTATCTTTAACTAATTTTGAAGTATAAAATTTAGAAGTTACTAATCTGAAAGTGATATTTTTATTTCTAAAATTTCTAAAAATAATACTTCCAAATTTATCTTCTTTTTTTGCTTTAATTACCATATTCCCATTTTCATTTTCATTATAATTAGAAGATGAGTTTAACTTTTTATTATATCCTTCTTTTCTATACGTAAATAAACTAATAGAATCATTAAAGATTAATGTACCCAATTCTTCAGAAGGATTTCCTACATTTGGAAAAGTCATTTCATATTCTATATATCCTGTAGTAACATTTTTTTGAGAAAAAGATAAAAAGGCATTTAACAATATTATAAATGTTATTAAGTTTAATTTTTTTTTCATTTTTTTAGAATTTAAGAACAAAATGAACTCACAAAATTAAATATTACATTCTTTTTGTGAGTTCATAAAACATTTGTTTACTCTGCTAACCAGTCAAGTATGTCTTGTATAAAACCATCCCAAGTATTATCATCCCATCCGCTACAATCAATTTCAGTTGTCCAAGAAAAATTACCATCTGATATTGTCAAAGTAAACCCACAACTTGCATCTTCTTCAGAAGAAACAGTATAAGTCACATCGTTCTCCTTTGTAAAATCAGCATTTTCTAATTCTACAAAATTGGTCAATTCAACTGTTGTAATATCAACTGTTGTAATATCAACTGTTGAAACTTTTTCTACATCATTTGTTGCAAAGGCAAATGAAACGGTTAGTAGTAATACTAATGATAAAAATAATTTTTTCATAATGAAATAATTTAAAGGTTAAATTTTGCAGAACAATTTAATTGGCCCTTATTCTGCATGTGGTCTTTCCACAGTTTGGACTTTTTAGGTTTTCATTCTTCACTTTCAGAGAGTCAATTCACATTTTTTTCTTTTAATTCCGTAAGTCGGATGGTCTTTAAATTGCTCTGGTTCGGTGTCCAAATGACCCGTCCTGAAATATGTATACAAAAAACAACAAGTATATGTATAAAAATGATGGATATGTAAGACGTTATAGTGAGAGTTTTAAACTCAAAGTATTAGCAGAACTTACCAAAGGAAACCATTCCAAAAGACAAATTGCCTTAACTTACGGCATACAATCTAGTACGATAAACGTATGGATTAAAAAATATGACCGTAAAGATTTAATGAACACCCGTGTAACCGTGCAAACAGACGACGAATTATCCCGTATTAAAGCCCTTCAAAAAGAGCTAAAACAACTCAAAGATCTTCTTATTAAAAAGGATCTAGATAAACTTGTGAATGATAGTTATCTTGAAGTAGCTGCTGAAAATCTTGGCTATAAAAATGTTGAAGAATTAAAAAAAAACTTAAACATAAAGCCTTAATGAAAATAGCACCGATTAATAGAAAAAAAAGAAGGTACGCCATCGCTACTATTTGTAATGCTTTCGAGTTAAAAAGAGATGCTTATTACAAATATCAAAAAAGGTTTGTTCTTAAAAAACAAATAGAACAAAATGTAATAATGCTTGTTAAAAAAAGCAGGAAAACATTACCCAGAGAAGGTACTAGAAAGCTAATGAAATCCTTACATAATGATTTTAGGAAACAGAATATAAATATAGGTAGAGACCAGTTATTTAGAATCTTAAAAGAAAATAATTTGTTAATTAGAAGGAAAAAATATTCTTCTAAAACAACCAACTCTTACCATCGTTTTTATAAATATAAAAATATCATAAAAGACCTGATCATTAATAGACCTAACCAAGTTTGGGCTTCGGATATTACCTATATAAGAACTATAAATGGATTTTGTTATTTAGCACTTATTACTGATATGTATTCAAGAAAAATAGTAGGCTATGATATTAGTGATAGTTTAGAACTTAAAGGCTGTGTTAGAGCTTTAAATAAAGCTATTTATCAAACTAAAAATACCGAAGAAATCATACATCATTCTGATAGAGGAATACAATATTGTAGCAATGTTTATACTCAAATTTTGAAAAGAAAAAAGATACAAATCAGTATGACCCAAGAAAATCATTGCTACGAAAACGCAATGGCCGAAAGAGTTAACGGAATTTTAAAAGATGAATTCTTCCTCGACCAAACATTTACAAATATCAATCACGCCAAAAAAGCAACAAAAAATGCAATCAAATTATATAATAATAAAAGATTACATTTATCTTTAGATTATAAAACACCTAATTACGTGCACAAAAATGTAGCATAAATTTTAATAATTAACTGTAGCCCTATTTTAGGACGAGACAAAATGGCTACCAACGGTTTGGCTATGCGTAGTGCGGGATTTCAAGGCACTTCACTTTCCGTTTAGTATTTAGTTTATTTAATGTAATTACTTTCATATCAGCACATTCACCCGCATTACGTATAGCCAATGTTGGGCAATCGTTATTTATTTTCCCATTTATAAATCATTCCTAAACCACCTTTTTGATTAGCTTGTGGTAAGTGTTCGACAAAGTCATTTTTTAACAATACTGCTGTGGTTGCCTTATTTTCCATACTATTCACTTTTGCATAAATCACACGAATTGAATTAGTTTTGCAATAGTCAAGTACGGCTGAAAGCGCTTCGGTCATAAACCCATTGTTCCTAAACTCTTTTAATAGTGCATAATCTATTTCCCAACCATTTTCTTTGTCTATGTAATTCAATAATTCAGGACTATTTCTAAGCTCTCCCATAGAAGAGAAACTTGCATCAAAATAGTAACTATTGTAGCTCATTAGTCTTACAAAACCAATAAATTCCCTTTCTTCTGTCTCTGTTATTGTCCAAAATAATGCAGTCCCATTTTCATATTCTTTTCTTTTTGTTGCTATAACATCAGAGATCTCTAAATCATTGTTTACGGTTGGGCCGCCAAATAAGTCCATTGTTTCTTTATCAGCAAATAGTTCGGAATAACCAAAAACGTCTTTTGCTTTTATTTCTCGTAGAGTCAAATTGTCGGTTAAAAGCTTTTGCATTGCTAAATATTTGAGGAACGAAACAGATAAGAATTCTGCAAATTTCGGTTTATGCTTTCCGTTTCAGGTGTTAAAACTCGCAGTTTGCCGTTATTTAAAAAATCATTGTAGTAGACGATTGCTTTGTTCTTTTTACAAAACGAGACAGCACTCTCATTGCAACACAATTCAATTGGTTTAAAAGAACCATCTGTCTTATACATATATCCTGTGCCATTTGGATTCTTTTGAGAGCAATCTCCAACTGCCACATCATAACCTGGCATCAGGATTCCCGGCATTCCGAATGTTTGGCGTTCTCTTTTTTCATCAAATATTTTTTTATATCTATATTTCCTTCCTAAACCTTTAAAATCTGTATGCCAATTTTCACAAGATTTATTTTTTAATGAAACTTCTGTGTCAACTACTGCAAAGAACATAGAAGGTGGTATTTGTAGTAATTCAACACCATTTTTAATATGCTCCATTAGAGGAAATAATTTCTGACCCGAGTAGATTTTTTTTCCTTCTTCCGACATAATTGCCGTTGAATGTTCAATCTCATCTTCATCATTTATGATTGAAAACATTCGACCAAAGACAGGCTTTAAACCTTCAGGGACTACCAATTCAGAATAGAATTTTAAAGGTGGTTTATCCATTGATTGGATTTCTTTACTGTCAAAATCAACGGAAGGATTATTGAAATTTTTCAATGCAATTACTCCATCAATTTTAACCAAA
This window of the Flavobacteriaceae bacterium genome carries:
- a CDS encoding helix-turn-helix domain-containing protein, which translates into the protein MTVKESFGEHIKRLREEHKLPLRKVASVLDLDPSTLSKIERGERTANKEMLPILAELFSENEKELSLILFSDKVAYQLMEEENPNEILKVAEEKIQYLKNKNAKQGSLNLK
- a CDS encoding GLPGLI family protein — its product is MKKKLNLITFIILLNAFLSFSQKNVTTGYIEYEMTFPNVGNPSEELGTLIFNDSISLFTYRKEGYNKKLNSSSNYNENENGNMVIKAKKEDKFGSIIFRNFRNKNITFRLVTSKFYTSKLVKDNWVNFNWEIKNKYKKIGTFNCQMAEGKFRGRIYTAWFTNEIALSYGPWKLFGLPGLIIEASDEDNDFKAKLRYIKYPKLISKEQFKQPTNGEKLTIKEFATFQKNIPKIAEEKIKSKFPRGIKMKFSKLKTNFIEKTFEWETEKEKN
- a CDS encoding transposase; its protein translation is MYKNDGYVRRYSESFKLKVLAELTKGNHSKRQIALTYGIQSSTINVWIKKYDRKDLMNTRVTVQTDDELSRIKALQKELKQLKDLLIKKDLDKLVNDSYLEVAAENLGYKNVEELKKNLNIKP
- a CDS encoding IS3 family transposase; translation: MKIAPINRKKRRYAIATICNAFELKRDAYYKYQKRFVLKKQIEQNVIMLVKKSRKTLPREGTRKLMKSLHNDFRKQNINIGRDQLFRILKENNLLIRRKKYSSKTTNSYHRFYKYKNIIKDLIINRPNQVWASDITYIRTINGFCYLALITDMYSRKIVGYDISDSLELKGCVRALNKAIYQTKNTEEIIHHSDRGIQYCSNVYTQILKRKKIQISMTQENHCYENAMAERVNGILKDEFFLDQTFTNINHAKKATKNAIKLYNNKRLHLSLDYKTPNYVHKNVA
- a CDS encoding GNAT family N-acetyltransferase, whose product is MQKLLTDNLTLREIKAKDVFGYSELFADKETMDLFGGPTVNNDLEISDVIATKRKEYENGTALFWTITETEEREFIGFVRLMSYNSYYFDASFSSMGELRNSPELLNYIDKENGWEIDYALLKEFRNNGFMTEALSAVLDYCKTNSIRVIYAKVNSMENKATTAVLLKNDFVEHLPQANQKGGLGMIYKWENK